A window of Candidatus Saccharibacteria bacterium contains these coding sequences:
- a CDS encoding type II secretion system protein, translated as MRVERQHHGFSIVELIIVITIIAVLASAVAFAMFDGPRRARNAERLKAADVYITLLSNFYTSKGYYPTRSGAVNYVCLGEGYPDFDGDTTRDCYDLTNAGPPYNTADEDATFTTELKAYNNGRLPLNIKTPVVDRLGVSRVGPVLNYGGMEVIFFLEGDNEKCAVQKLVLAYSSNGTTYCYAQLEQ; from the coding sequence ATGCGCGTTGAACGTCAACACCACGGGTTCTCAATCGTTGAGCTTATCATCGTCATCACCATCATTGCCGTCCTGGCCTCTGCGGTGGCTTTTGCCATGTTTGATGGGCCGCGCCGGGCGCGGAATGCCGAGCGGCTGAAAGCGGCTGACGTCTACATCACCTTATTATCTAATTTCTATACGTCCAAAGGCTACTATCCCACCAGATCCGGTGCCGTCAATTATGTTTGCCTTGGCGAAGGGTACCCCGACTTTGATGGCGACACCACCAGGGACTGCTACGACCTGACCAACGCCGGACCGCCCTATAACACGGCTGACGAAGACGCGACGTTCACCACTGAGCTCAAGGCATATAACAATGGTCGTCTGCCACTTAACATCAAGACGCCCGTTGTCGACCGGCTCGGCGTGAGTCGGGTGGGGCCGGTCCTGAATTACGGTGGCATGGAAGTCATTTTCTTCCTGGAGGGCGATAACGAGAAATGCGCCGTACAAAAACTGGTGCTTGCGTATTCGAGCAACGGCACCACGTACTGCTACGCCCAGCTCGAGCAATAG
- a CDS encoding prepilin-type N-terminal cleavage/methylation domain-containing protein, giving the protein MYMLNNRHAPRRQKGFTIVEIVVVIVVIGVIGVVVNMANSQAIHRAKATDVAKAFQTVEGALTNWHIKQAWSTWKTENELGFPNATYPSATANVQIDWLLGNTGIPENNGLREYLNINDLPARSLGQIRYDNDGDVLGDPCTDVSNGVNLQISNTKQFFTEVDNIIDKGDGQCGKVALCDTSFTCILYRLGTQSTDFKAN; this is encoded by the coding sequence CTGTATATGCTTAACAACAGACACGCCCCACGTCGCCAAAAAGGCTTCACCATCGTCGAAATCGTCGTGGTCATCGTCGTCATCGGCGTTATCGGCGTCGTCGTGAACATGGCCAATTCCCAAGCCATCCACCGTGCCAAGGCCACTGATGTTGCTAAAGCCTTTCAGACCGTTGAAGGTGCCCTGACCAACTGGCACATCAAGCAGGCCTGGTCTACCTGGAAGACAGAGAACGAGCTCGGTTTCCCCAACGCCACCTATCCCAGCGCCACCGCCAACGTCCAGATTGACTGGCTCTTAGGCAACACCGGCATCCCCGAGAACAACGGCCTGCGCGAATACCTGAATATAAACGACCTGCCCGCCCGCAGCCTCGGCCAGATCCGCTACGACAACGATGGCGATGTGCTTGGCGATCCCTGTACCGATGTTTCCAACGGTGTCAACCTCCAGATCTCTAACACCAAGCAGTTCTTCACTGAGGTCGACAATATCATCGACAAAGGCGATGGCCAATGCGGTAAGGTCGCCCTCTGTGACACCTCGTTCACGTGCATCTTGTATCGTCTCGGCACTCAATCCACCGACTTCAAGGCAAATTAG